A segment of the Streptococcus dysgalactiae subsp. dysgalactiae genome:
AGCAACAACTTCAAATCGTTTTCCTGACTCTTCTTGGCTAGCATAAGCAAGACTAGTCATAACAGCAATCCTAGCTAATTCATCCTTAGCCAAAAGGGTTTCGAGAGCTTCTCCACTCGCTTGGGTAGCTTCTTTGTCTTGAAGACTCTCAGGAGAAGCTTGAGGAAGAAGGGGTTTTTCTTGTGACAATAATTTACCACTTAGTATCATTAGTCCCATAATGCCTGTCAAACAGGTCAGTACGAGAAATAAAGATATTAACGTAACTTGCAAGATATCAATAAAGGAATAGGTCATTTGATCTCCATATCTCTGTTTGCATCTGATTAAGATAGCCTATTATGCTTTGATAAAGGCAGTCACTTTAATGACGTCATCAGTTTGGTATTTGGTTGTTAAAAACGTTTTTGCTACGCTTGGGAAGAGGGCATAAGTCAGAACATCTTCGTCCGTTTGGGCTAAATCTGCTATTTCTGCCTTCAATACTTCAAATTCAGGATTCAACTGGTCTGCAGGACGATTAGTGGTTAGTGGTGTTGATCCAATTTGACTCTTTTGCAGGTCTTCATTGACAGGTGCAGGTGTTTTCCCATATTCTCCTGCTAAATATTGTTTGATTTCTTTGGACACCATTTGATAAGGTTTCCCTAAAATCACATTCATAGTAGCTTGAGTTCCGACCATTTGGCTAAGTGGCGTTACTAACGGTGGGTAGCCTAAGTCTTTTCTTACCCGAGGAACTTCGGCTAAGACGTCTTCTAATTTTGATTCGGCATTAGCTTGTTTCAGTTGAGATAGCATATTAGATAACATGCCTCCAGGAACTTGATATTGTAGCGTCCTTGGGTCTGGAAAGAGAAGACTGGGGTCCAGAGTTCCATCAGCTAAATACTTTTGGCGAGCTTGACGAAGGTGATTAGCAGCTTGTTCCAGTAGCGTTTCATCTAATGTGATATCATAACCTGCTTCTTTTAAGGCTAAATACATAGATTCTGTGGCAGGTTGTGAAGTGCCTTCACTAAAAGGTGACAAAGCGCTATCAATTCTATCAGCACCAGCTTCTACTGCTGCTAGATAGGTCATCTGAGAAATACCGCTGGTTGCATGGGTATGCACAATAAGAG
Coding sequences within it:
- a CDS encoding pyruvate carboxylase subunit B, giving the protein MQFGGFSMQQQVAITETVLRDGHQSLMATRLPIEDMLPVLPVLDKIGYYSLECWGGATFDACIRFLNEDPWERLRTLKKGLPNTRLQMLLRGQNLLGYRHYADDIVDKFISLSAQNGIDVFRIFDALNDPRNIRQALSAVKKTGKEAQLCIAYTTSPVHTLDYYLSLVKELVEMGADSICIKDMAGILTPKAAKELVAGIKAITSLPLIVHTHATSGISQMTYLAAVEAGADRIDSALSPFSEGTSQPATESMYLALKEAGYDITLDETLLEQAANHLRQARQKYLADGTLDPSLLFPDPRTLQYQVPGGMLSNMLSQLKQANAESKLEDVLAEVPRVRKDLGYPPLVTPLSQMVGTQATMNVILGKPYQMVSKEIKQYLAGEYGKTPAPVNEDLQKSQIGSTPLTTNRPADQLNPEFEVLKAEIADLAQTDEDVLTYALFPSVAKTFLTTKYQTDDVIKVTAFIKA